The following nucleotide sequence is from Ignavibacteriales bacterium.
CTCCTGGGAATCTAAGGAAGCTATGATGGCATTTGTACTGAACGGTGTTCATAAGGAAGTAATGAAAGAAACCCGCTGGTACTCGAGTGATTTTGAGACAACAAACTGGGTTACAACCGGCAAGCCCTCCTGGGATGAAGCAGAAAAAGCACTTTTTAGTAAAAAAACCAAATAAAAATGGCATTTTTCATTGGATTAGTAGTAATTTACCTCATATTGACGCTAATTGGTTTTTTTGCTTTTAAGGACAAGCTTTCCGACAGCAAGTTCAAAGGAAGGGTTGCGGCTTCAGTGATGTTTATACTCACCGGTATAAGCCATTTCACAAACACCGAAGCATTTCTGGCTATCACACCTGACTTTATCCCCGCCACAAAGGAAATGATATACCTTAGCGGAATTTTTGAAATACTTGGCGCTATCGGGCTCCAGATACCCAAATTCCGGAAATTCTCCGCATGGGGACTCATCTTACTTCTGTTAGCCGTATTTCCGGCGAATATAAATGCCGCGGTAAACGGGATCCTTACGGAGGTGGCATTTGGTATCGGGACATGGTATCTGTGGGTACGCCTTTTATTCCAGCCGGTATTCATATGGTGGGTCTGGTGGAGCTCTCTGAAAAAAGAAAGCTAATAGCGAAATTTCGAATCTCATCCTCCCCTTTACGGATTTCTATGATATGACCGAATTTTTTTATGAATTGGTAGGAAATTATTTTAAATTTAACCTAGTGAATTACCA
It contains:
- a CDS encoding DUF3291 domain-containing protein, whose protein sequence is MKQAGISEGNISYTARYKGYLTFWTLTSWESKEAMMAFVLNGVHKEVMKETRWYSSDFETTNWVTTGKPSWDEAEKALFSKKTK
- a CDS encoding DoxX family membrane protein — its product is MAFFIGLVVIYLILTLIGFFAFKDKLSDSKFKGRVAASVMFILTGISHFTNTEAFLAITPDFIPATKEMIYLSGIFEILGAIGLQIPKFRKFSAWGLILLLLAVFPANINAAVNGILTEVAFGIGTWYLWVRLLFQPVFIWWVWWSSLKKES